Proteins from a genomic interval of Zingiber officinale cultivar Zhangliang chromosome 1B, Zo_v1.1, whole genome shotgun sequence:
- the LOC122040800 gene encoding transcription factor bHLH145-like — protein sequence MVCQAETRTTFQALKHENGIAGSSTIIIRIIACFRPLQDCQVINTHILLMGQDNNPRINLQCPIWQFSYIISARDNRQFAIRRQNLNPVFFSTCVSPNACVLPVTFATPFPDFYARNFFHKASPLIPPLAPFHVTSKFDGSEKRYLVFDQLRDGRNFAFSSSSVPIPCMDSVNPGFDVQGSTEPSDWHGSEEIHENTEELDALLYSDSDDNHVVDEASTGSSPIEEVEKTISAVASSVLSVKRKRADDEFDASVTDTASSQVLHFPNISSDNRNKEDDNSASICFELVDDQIEETRQLKRTKIQETVGLLRKIIPGGNAMDAITVLDKAINYLKSLKLNVKSFETFP from the exons ATGGTGTGCCAAGCAGAAACAAGGACAACGTTCCAAGCTTTGAAACATGAGAATGGGATTGCTGGTAGCTCCACCATAATCATTAGGATTATTGCTTGCTTCCGTCCATTGCAAGATTGCCAG GTGATTAACACGCACATTCTTTTGATGGGGCAAGATAATAATCCTCGTATCAATTTGCAGTGCCCAATTTGGCAATTTAGTTACATAATCTCTGCTAGAGATAACAGACAATTTGCTATCAGGCGTCAAAACTTGAATCCAGTGTTTTTCTCTACTTGCGTTAGTCCAAATGCTTGTGTCTTGCCAGTGACTTTTGCAACACCTTTCCCTGATTTCTACGCACGCAATTTCTTTCACAAAGCTTCACCTTTGATTCCTCCTCTGGCCCCATTTCATGTCACTTCCAAATTTGATGGCTCAGAGAAGAGATACTTGGTTTTTGATCAGCTAAGGGATGGAAGGAACTTTGCCTTTAGCTCATCAAGTGTCCCCATTCCATGCATGGATTCTGTGAACCCAGGTTTCGATGTGCAGGGCAGCACTGAACCTTCTGATTGGCATGGATCTGAAGAGATACATGAAAATACTGAGGAACTTGATGCACTGTTATACTCGGATTCCGATGACAATCATGTTGTAGATGAAGCCAGCACTGGAAGTTCTCCAATTGAAGAAGTGGAGAAGACTATTTCTGCGGTGGCTAGCTCTGTACTTTCAGTAAAGCGGAAAAGAGCTGATGATGAATTTGATGCATCAGTTACAGATACTGCAAGTTCGCAAGTTCTTCACTTTCCTAATATCTCTTCAGATAACAGGAATAAAGAGGATGACAACTCTGCATCCATCTGCTTTGAGTTAGTAGATGATCAAATTGAAGAGACCAGGCAACTCAAGAGAACGAAAATTCAGGAAACAGTTGGCCTATTGAGAAAGATCATCCCTGGTGGTAATGCGATGGACGCCATCACTGTCCTTGACAAGGCCATCAACTATCTCAAGTCCCTTAAGTTAAACGTCAAATCTTTTGAAACTTTTCCATAG
- the LOC121971210 gene encoding uncharacterized protein LOC121971210 → MARFNCFSSLLIPKKKKSDKSINPRNARRFNIMRDLHAKAKSVHPSLDKGTKEASFEQKNPSTRSVVESESKDGALIKNPEVVEVAYEGSEEHDDVQSIKRDFSVIDFQALAGEKGELESPDFNLECRVKMREYNSEKNERITPEMLIESGHVSDPGMEKTMAFWVSPLLKRSCSMIERKRNGKLSISLSKSLPYEDLHNLPGHGIGESHDILGSPLSVLTSCSADKVILKKVSSSQVLPSRSRKLWWKLFIWSHRNLQRSWTLKPEREVLPGGASNQKDGYWSNTLQSSPIVDIKKKKPMEESEIAAGLWPQNQWIAFCAESSSLDKVNAWVHSLEEGPFFPIENGEISSGANCEIASARVRKHSQKNHTHIAKHALEEIVQANNIIGSLNSLHSMAHISGMGLKVIPGISAFTSLRVVNLSNNFIVRVTPGSLPKSLHTLDLSRNKISTIEGFRELMKLRVLNLNYNRILRIGHGLSNCILIKELYLVGNKISEVEGLHRLLKLTVLDLSFNKITTAKAFGQLVANYNSLLALNLLGNPIHTHIGDDQLQKVVCSLLPHLAYLNKRPPKSHRSREVVTDNVTKAALRSTDWNSRKRSTRCAVLSSSSVTKGVTNGSEQKNRHRSKSRRQHSSSTQK, encoded by the exons ATGGCGAGGTTCAATTGCTTCTCTAGTCTTCTCAtcccaaagaagaagaaatctgat AAATCCATTAATCCACGCAATGCCAGAAGGTTTAACATTATGAGAGATTTGCATGCTAAAGCAAAATCAGTTCATCCTTCTCTTGATAAGGGAACAAAAGAGGCATCTTTTGAGCAGAAAAACCCTTCAACGAGGAGTGTGGTAGAGAGTGAAAGCAAGGATGGTGCTTTGATTAAGAATCCAGAAGTGGTTGAGGTGGCTTATGAAGGAAGTGAAGAGCATGATGACGTTCAATCAATAAAGAGAGACTTCTCTGTTATTGATTTCCAGGCACTAGCTGGAGAGAAAGGTGAACTTGAATCACCCGATTTTAATCTAGAATGCCGTGTCAAAATGAGGGAGTATAATTCCGAGAAAAATGAGAGGATCACTCCTGAGATGCTGATTGAAAGTGGACACGTGAGTGATCCTGGAATGGAAAAGACAATGGCTTTTTGGGTTTCTCCTTTGCTGAAGCGATCATGCTCCATGATCGAAAGAAAGAGAAACGGTAAGTTGTCTATATCACTTTCCAAGTCTCTTCCCTACGAAGATCTGCACAATTTGCCTGGACACGGCATTGGAGAATCACATGACATTTTAGGCAGCCCTTTGTCAGTACTAACCTCTTGTAGTGCCGACAAGGTAATACTAAAGAAGGTATCTTCAAGTCAGGTGCTTCCCTCAAGAAGCAGGAAGCTCTGGTGGAAGCTTTTCATTTGGAGTCATAGGAATCTCCAAAGGTCTTGGACCTTAAAACCAGAGAGGGAAGTCCTTCCAGGGGGTGCCTCAAACCAGAAAGATGGTTACTGGTCCAATACACTTCAGTCAAGTCCTATTGTTGACATAAAGAAGAAGAAACCAATGGAAGAGTCAGAAATTGCTGCTGGTTTATGGCCTCAGAATCAATGGATTGCTTTTTGTGCAGAATCCTCTTCTTTAGACAAAGTTAATGCTTGGGTCCATAGTCTTGAGGAAGGCCCCTTTTTCCCAATTGAAAATGGTGAAATATCATCTGGCGCTAATTGTGAGATAGCTTCGGCTAGGGTGAGGAAGCATTCACAAAAGAACCACACTCATATTGCCAAGCATGCTTTGGAGGAAATTGTGCAGGCCAACAACATCATTGGATCTCTCAATTCCTTGCATTCAATGGCCCATATTTCTGGTATGGGCTTAAAAGTTATACCTGGAATTTCAGCTTTCACTAGCCTTCGAGTAGTCAATTTATCAAACAATTTCATAG TTCGAGTTACACCTGGATCGTTACCTAAGAGCCTTCATACACTTGATTTATCAAGGAACAAGATTTCCACAATTGAAGGTTTCAGAGAGTTGATGAAGCTAAGGGTACTAAATCTTAATTACAATAGAATCCTGCGGATTGGTCATG GACTGTCAAACTGCATTCTCATAAAAGAGCTATACCTTGTTGGCAACAAGATCAGTGAAGTAGAAGGACTCCACAGGCTTTTGAAGCTTACTGTTCTTGATCTGAGCTTCAACAAGATCACCACAGCAAAAGCCTTTGGCCAACTTGTTGCTAACTATAATTCCCTCTTAGCTCTCAACCTACTCGGGAATCCGATTCACACCCATATCGGGGATGACCAGCTCCAAAAGGTGGTCTGCAGCCTCCTTCCCCATCTTGCCTACCTCAACAAGCGGCCGCCTAAGTCCCACAGGTCAAGGGAGGTGGTAACTGATAACGTCACCAAGGCTGCACTTAGGAGCACTGATTGGAATTCTCGGAAACGATCAACAAGGTGTGCAGTGCTCAGTTCAAGCTCTGTGACTAAGGGGGTCACTAATGGGAGTGAGCAAAAGAACAGACACAGATCAAAGAGCAGGCGGCAGCACTCATCTTCGACCCAAAAATAG